Below is a window of Candidatus Gorgyraea atricola DNA.
GACGTGGCTATCTCTGGCGAGGACATACGAGAAGGATTGACGTGCGTATTAAGCATTAAGGTGCCAAACCCCCAGTTCGAAGGCCAGACAAAGACAAAGCTTGGCAATAGTGAAGTCGAAGGCATTGTTGCATCCATTGTAAACGAAAACCTCTCGGCGTATTTTGAAGAGAATCCGTCAGTTGCGAACAAGGCTATTGAGAAGGCAATACTCGCGGCAAGAGCAAGAGAAGCTGCTCGTAAGGCAAGAGAGCTTACCAGGCGCAAAGGCGCGTTAGACTCAACATCTCTACCAGGCAAGCTCGCAGACTGTTCTGAGAGAGACGCGAGCTTATGCGAATTGTATATAGTTGAAGGAGATTCAGCAGGTGGTTCTTCCAGGCAGGGCAGGGACCGCAGATTTCAGGCGATCCTTCCTATTAAAGGAAAGATCCTGAACGTAGAAAAGGCAAGGCTTGATAAGGTCCTGGCGAACGAAGAAATACGCACCATTATAAGCGCGCTTGGCACAGGCGTAGGGGAAGAATTTAATCTGGAAAAGCTGAGATACCATAAAATAATACTTATGTGCGACGCAGATTCTGATGGCAGCCACATCCGCACGCTTCTTTTGACGCTATTTTTCAAACAGATGTCGCAACTCATAGAAAAAGGCAATATCTACATAGCTCAGCCTCCTTTATATAAGGTAAAAAGGGGCAAGCGCGAAGAGTACATAGATACAGAAAAACAGATGAATAATTTCCTGTTTGACCTTGGCACAGAAGGCATGGTGCTCACGCGGGTCAAGGACAAAAAGACCTTTAAAGACAAGCAGCTCAAGGAGCTATTAAGCCTGGTTTTGGGGTTTGATAAGTTGGCAGGGGCCATAGAGCGTCGTGGAGTGAAATTGTCAAAATACCTGGGTTTTAGGCATAAGAAGACCAAAAAACTACCCATTTATATGGTAAAAGTGGAGGGAGAAGCCCAATTTCTCTATGATGACGAAGAGCTGGCAAAGGCCATAAAAAAGCTGGAAAAGGAGCTGGGCAAGGACGTTGAAATAGGCCAGAAGAGCGGCCATGTAGTGGAGTTCTACGAGGCAAGAGACACAGAAAAGATCGTTGAAAAGATAGAGAAAATGGGCTTTAAGATCGAACAGGTATTCCAGCCAGACGCGGGCACAAAAAAGAATGATTTTAAGATGGAGTCAGAAGATGACATAAAGGGCCTGGATACCTTAAAAGAGTGCCTTGATTACGTACAAGAGATAGCCAGAAAGGGCCTGCACATCCAGAGATACAAAGGTCTTGGTGAAATGAACCCGACCCAGCTCTGGGAGACCACCATGGACCCTGGGACGCGCACTCTTTTAAAGGTAGCTATGGAGGATGCAGTCGCAGCCAATGAGATGTTTACAGTTTTGATGGGTGACCAGGTCGAACCCAGAAAAGCGTTTATAGACAAATACGCGCTTGAAGTGACGAATTTAGATATTTAGAATCGCGGAACCAACGCGGAAGCTAAAGTAGACAAAACTGTCACTGACTGATTTGTCTACTTTAGACGCGGAACCACGCAGAAGTAAGAGGTATTTAAGATATGTATGCCCAGAACGAAAAATTAATACCGGTTTACATCGAAAATGAGATGAAGAATTCCTATCTCACTTACGCCATGAGCGTAATCGTAGGCAGGGCCTTGCCTGATATCCGCGACGGCTTAAAGCCAGTGCACAGGCGTATTCTCTACGCAATGATGGATCTCGGCCTGGAGCATAGCAAACCCTACAAAAAATCCGCAAGAATCGTTGGCGAATGTTTTGTTAAAGACACGCTTATATTGACCGAGAAGGGGCTGGTTCCTATCCAGAATGTTGAGCGAGGCGACCAGGTGTTTACGCAGCATAGCTTGAGGACGGTTACGCAGTTATATGAGATGCCAAAAAAGGGTCTTTTGAAGATCAAGCTGGACAATGGGATTTCTAATACAGTTACGCCTTCGCAGAAATTCAAGGTATTAGATAAAGATTTAGAATTTGTCTGGAAAGAGGCAAAAGAATTAACCAGAGAAGATTATATTGTTACGAGAGCTCATTACCCTGAGGTTAAAGGGCCAGTGAGGCTGAAGAAAAGCGTTGATATAAAAAAGTACCCCACTTATCTCAATGAAAATATAGCGTATGTGTTAGGTTTTTTGTTGTCAGATGGGTCTGTGGAAAAATCTAACGGAAGACAGCGTAACAGGATGCGTTTTGATTCTTGCAGTGAAAGTATTTTAGAAAAAGTGCGCTCAATTTTCAAACGAGAATTTGATTATGAACCGAAGATTGAGGTGAAAGCGCCTAAAGGTGTCACAAAACACGGGAAGCCACTTAAAAAGATGTATTCTGTAAGGACTAATAGGAATCATATCAACGATTTCTTTATGTCAAATTTTAATCTCGAAGGCTGCAAGGCAAAGACTAAAAAAATTCCGTGGCAGATATATAGATCTCCAAAAGAAGTAATATTTGCTTTTGTTTCTGGGTTAGTTGATGGAGATGGCAGCATTCATAAAAACAGAAATGTCGTACATTATGGCTCGATTTCTGAAGAGCTGATAGACGGGTTGTTGTTGCTTTTACAGCATCAAGGAATTTTTGGCAGAAAATATAGAGCAAAGCAGACAAGCTCCAGCCTTGTGTTGGGAAAAGCAGTTAAAGGCAGAGAAGCATTCTATGCGCTAGAATTCAAGGGTTCCAATGCGCTATTATTGGCGTCTAAAATTAATTGTGCCCAGCCGCTGAAGCAGGTTAGATTATTTGGCATGGCTCTTAAGCGAACAATTCCTTCAAAACACGACCTTATTCCTTATGCAGGAGCCAATATTTTTACTGAATTGAGTACAAGGCATATTGGAAGTGGCTGGTATCAGGATTTAAGCGGCAATAAATTCAGAATGGGCATAAAATATCCAACAGGCTCTAAGATTAGATACACAAATGATCTTACTGAGAAACCTTTGAGAAAATGTCAGGTTTTGGATTGGGGGATTGGAGAAAAATTAAAGAAGATAGGTTCCCCTCTTTCCAGCTTTGTCGACGACATAGTAGAAAATAAGACTTATTTTTCAAGAGTTGTTTCAATAGAAAAATCCGCACCGCAGGCAACTTATGATATACAGATAGAAGGGGAGCATGAGTTTATTGCCAATGGCATGGTTTCGCATAATTGTCTTGGCAAATATCATCCTCATGGCGACACAGCTGTGTATGATTCTCTTGTGCGAATGGTGCAAAGTTTTTCTCTTAGATATCCTTTAATAGACGGTCAGGGTAACTTTGGTTCTGTTGATGGTGATGCGGCTGCAGCCATGAGATATACTGAGGCGAGAATGGATGCCATCGCGGATGAACTTCTCGACGACATAGACAAAAATACAGTAGATTTTGTGCCGAACTTTGATGAGTCGCTTCAGGAGCCGAGTGTTTTGCCTGCGCGATTGCCAAACCTTCTTGTAAATGGCTCAAGCGGTATCGCGGTTGGCATGGCCACGAATATTCCACCGCACAATCTCACTGAGATAGTTGATGCCATAATAAAGGTCATTGCTGACCCAGAGGTTTCTATAAAGGAATTAATGAAAGTAGTAAAAGGGCCTGATTTTCCAACAGGCGGCATTATCTGCGGCAGGGAAGGCATAAAAGAGGCGTTTGAAACAGGAAGGGGCCGCCTAAAGCTTCACGCAAAGGCAGCCGTAGAGCAGCAAAAAGGCAATAAGGAAGCCATTGTCATAACTGAGATCCCTTATCAGGTAAATAAATCAAAACTCATAGAAAACATTGCTGACCTTGTGCAGGATAAAAAGATAGAAGGGATTTCAAACATAAGGGATGAATCTGATAGAGAGGGCATGAGGATCGTTATAGATTTGAAACGCGATCAGAATGCCCAGGTCATTCTGAATCAGCTTTACAAGCGTACGCAGATGGAGACTACATTCGGCGTTATCATGCTGGCGCTTGTAGATAATAAACCCAAAGTCCTGAAACTGAAAGAATGTCTCGAATTATACATAAAACACAGAGAGATCATAGTAAGGCGAAGAACGCAGTTCGAGCTGGATAAGGCAGAACGCCGGGCGCATATCCTGGAAGGCTTAAAGATAGCAGTAGATAATATAGACAAGATCATAAAGACGATCAGGGAATCAAAAGATGTCAAGATAGCTAAAGATAGATTGATGAAAAATTTTGACCTGAGCGATGTACAGGCCCAGGCTATCCTCGAGATGCAGCTCCAGCGCCTGACAGCGCTTGAAAGAGGAAAGATCGAAAAAGAATATCTGGAACTCATCAAAAAGATCGAGATGTTCAAGGCGATTCTAAAGAGCGAGAAAAAGATACTGGAGATCGTGAAGAACGAAGTCCTGGAATTAAAGAA
It encodes the following:
- the gyrB gene encoding DNA topoisomerase (ATP-hydrolyzing) subunit B — encoded protein: MAESQKRKKVDAKTQKYDARTIQVLEGADAVRKRPAMYIGDVSARGLHHLVYEVVDNSVDEAMAGHCDKIEVTVHVDNSVTVTDNGRGIPVDMHKTQKKPAVEVVLTTLHAGGKFDHRSYKVSGGLHGVGVSVVNALSEWLEVEIKRDDKVYHQEYEQGKTASKLTVVGKAKTTGTSVTFKADKEIFKGTIEFSFETLSNRLRELAFLNKGLKITLEYEGKEKEAEFFYSGGIISFVEHLNRNKNALHKKVIYFVGEKDGVSCEIALQYNDAYSENIFTFVNNINTIEGGTHLSGFKSALTRTVNQYCKNKNMLKSSDVAISGEDIREGLTCVLSIKVPNPQFEGQTKTKLGNSEVEGIVASIVNENLSAYFEENPSVANKAIEKAILAARAREAARKARELTRRKGALDSTSLPGKLADCSERDASLCELYIVEGDSAGGSSRQGRDRRFQAILPIKGKILNVEKARLDKVLANEEIRTIISALGTGVGEEFNLEKLRYHKIILMCDADSDGSHIRTLLLTLFFKQMSQLIEKGNIYIAQPPLYKVKRGKREEYIDTEKQMNNFLFDLGTEGMVLTRVKDKKTFKDKQLKELLSLVLGFDKLAGAIERRGVKLSKYLGFRHKKTKKLPIYMVKVEGEAQFLYDDEELAKAIKKLEKELGKDVEIGQKSGHVVEFYEARDTEKIVEKIEKMGFKIEQVFQPDAGTKKNDFKMESEDDIKGLDTLKECLDYVQEIARKGLHIQRYKGLGEMNPTQLWETTMDPGTRTLLKVAMEDAVAANEMFTVLMGDQVEPRKAFIDKYALEVTNLDI
- the gyrA gene encoding DNA gyrase subunit A encodes the protein MFTQHSLRTVTQLYEMPKKGLLKIKLDNGISNTVTPSQKFKVLDKDLEFVWKEAKELTREDYIVTRAHYPEVKGPVRLKKSVDIKKYPTYLNENIAYVLGFLLSDGSVEKSNGRQRNRMRFDSCSESILEKVRSIFKREFDYEPKIEVKAPKGVTKHGKPLKKMYSVRTNRNHINDFFMSNFNLEGCKAKTKKIPWQIYRSPKEVIFAFVSGLVDGDGSIHKNRNVVHYGSISEELIDGLLLLLQHQGIFGRKYRAKQTSSSLVLGKAVKGREAFYALEFKGSNALLLASKINCAQPLKQVRLFGMALKRTIPSKHDLIPYAGANIFTELSTRHIGSGWYQDLSGNKFRMGIKYPTGSKIRYTNDLTEKPLRKCQVLDWGIGEKLKKIGSPLSSFVDDIVENKTYFSRVVSIEKSAPQATYDIQIEGEHEFIANGMVSHNCLGKYHPHGDTAVYDSLVRMVQSFSLRYPLIDGQGNFGSVDGDAAAAMRYTEARMDAIADELLDDIDKNTVDFVPNFDESLQEPSVLPARLPNLLVNGSSGIAVGMATNIPPHNLTEIVDAIIKVIADPEVSIKELMKVVKGPDFPTGGIICGREGIKEAFETGRGRLKLHAKAAVEQQKGNKEAIVITEIPYQVNKSKLIENIADLVQDKKIEGISNIRDESDREGMRIVIDLKRDQNAQVILNQLYKRTQMETTFGVIMLALVDNKPKVLKLKECLELYIKHREIIVRRRTQFELDKAERRAHILEGLKIAVDNIDKIIKTIRESKDVKIAKDRLMKNFDLSDVQAQAILEMQLQRLTALERGKIEKEYLELIKKIEMFKAILKSEKKILEIVKNEVLELKKDYGDERRTEIVAKMEEVEIEDLIAEEDMVITISHAGYIKRLPVASYRKQKRGGVGVTGIDMKDEDFVEHLFVASTHEYILVFTNTGKVYWLKVYEIPQAGRAARGKAIVNLLHLAPDEKVSACVRVKEFEEGKFLVMATQNGLIKKTDLMAYSNPRKGGIIGITVEKGDELIEVKWVDGKQEILMATTQGKAIRFPESQVRDMGRGAKGVKGIGLGKKDIVIAMEITRKDATILTVTSQGFAKRTTVDQYRKQSRGGKGVKNVTVTKKNGEAVGLRMVNDKDELMVMTEKGMVVRCPVKDIRTTGRAAQGVRIIKLDSGDRVSAVARVIPDEE